TGGAACAGGAACTGCAGGTGCCGCTGTTCGAGCGCAATGGTCGAAGCATAAGTCTGACCGTCGCCGGCGAACTGTTGTTTGAGGAAGCCAACCACGCAGTCAGTCGTATAGACGACGCTTTCCAGCAACTGCGTGGAGAGTACCGGCATGCAAGCCTGCGGGTATCTGTGCAGCCGTTTCTCGCCAGTGAATTGTTTGTACCGCGGCTGAACGAATTCACGGCACTGTATCCACACATTGATATTCATATCGAGACCAGTAACGAGGTATCCGAGCGACATCCCGTTACGGCGGACGTATCCATCCGACTGTTCCGCACACCGCCATCGGGACTTGCCGCTGAACGCCTGTTTCCGCTGCGACTGGTGCCCGCGTGTTCTCCGGGATTCCGCGACAGTCTCAACCTCGTCGGCTGGCATCTTGCGAAAGCGGTGCCGATGGTCGTGCACAGTTCGCGACCGAACGCCTGGAAAATGTGGTCCGACAACTCAGGCATTCGCGTCCCACAGACCAGCAATTACATCCGGCTTGACTCAATGACAGCCGTAACCCGCGCCGCCGAACAAGGATTGGGTGCCGCACTGGTGTCTCTGCCCATGGCCCGTAGCTGGTTTGATAGCGGGCGACTCGTGCGTCTCTTTGATTACGAACTGGTGACTCCGGACAACTACTACTTTGTTTGCGAGAAGGATCAGCTGCAACGCCCTGAAGTTATTGCGTTGCGCGATTGGGTAATGCAATCGTTCGCGGTGAACAGATGAAATTTGCTCATGTGTCTCACGCGTTCTATTCGTTTGTCTCATCCCTTGCCGCCGATTAACGTGGAGTCGTCTACAGCAGGAACTGCACGCAACGAAATTCGTGCAGCACCATCAGGGAGAAAGGCGTCAATGAATACGACCAACCACAAGCAGCACATGACACGACTGAGACGAAACGGCCTTGCTTTGATTCTTTCACTGCTGGCCTCTCAATTCGCCGCAGCGAGCGCACCGGAGACCAACTACAAGATGATCGCGCTGGTCGATCAGGCTCAGGGAAAGCTGATTGTTGCTGGCGAATACCGGAAAGCCATCGACAAACTGGCCGCATCCGAATCTCGCAGCACCTCATTCAGTGCGTACAACAACCTGTGCGTAGCGTACATGAAGGAAAAGAAGCTCGAGCAGGCCGAGATGGCATGCAACAAGGCCGTCGCGCTGCGTAGCAGCGTCAACAAGATACTGAATCCTTACCTGGACACCCACACCCGAAACAAGGCCCGCGATAAAGCCATTGCGCTGTCGAACCGCGGCGTACTGCATGTCATCAAGGGCGACAAGCAACTCGCTTTACAGGATTTCGAGGAATCCATGCAGAGTTACGATCGTCTGAGTGACGTCCGCGAAAACCTTGCTTTGCTCACCGTTGAGGCTGTCGCCTCGACCGCTACCGTGCTCAAAACTCGCTGATAAAGAGATCTCCATCCCGCAGCATTGAAACGTTGCATCAGTGAGTAAACCGAACCGGCCCACACCCCCCCCGTGGGCCGGTTTTTTTCTTCTTCGACCTGCAGCTCCGGTAACCCGCCAACGCGCATTTGGCGCCGCAACGGCCTCATCAAGTATGATCCGCTCTTGCATCGCCAGAGCCCGCCCGATGAACAGCGCCGACTACCGCAGCACCCTGCACGACTACGCCATGCCCGCCGAATGGCAGCCGCACCTCGCTACCTGGATATCCTGGCCGCACAACCAGGACAGCTGGCCCGGCAAGTTCGGCCCCGTGGAGCCCGTAATGGTACAGGCTGTCGCCGCACTGGCTGCCAGTGAGCCGGTGTATATCAATGTTCTGGATGCCGCCCACGAAAAGCACGTAGCGGCGTTACTCGAAGGCCACGCCAGTGCCGGGCGGGTCAAGTTCCACCGCTTCCCGACCAACGACGCCTGGTGCCGCGACCACGGCGCACTTTTTGTAACAGGCCGTGCCGCCGGTGCTGAACCGCTGCTCGCTCTGAACTTCGGCTTCAACGCCTGGGGCGGCAAGTACCCGTTCGAACTCGACAACGCTATCCCGCCACAGATGGCGGCAACCCTCGGCGTGCCTTGCGTCACGGTCGACATGGTGCTCGAAGGCGGCTCCATAGACGTGAATGGTGCCGGTACTCTGTTAACGACGGAACAATGCCTGCTGCATCCCAACCGCAATCCGAACATGACCCAGGCCGACATCGAGCAGGCCCTGCAAGATCACCTCGGTGTGCAACAAATACTGTGGCTTGGCGATGGCATCGTCGGCGATGACACCGACGGTCACGTTGACGACCTGACGCGCTTCGTCAGCGCCGATACGGTAGTGACGGTTATTGAGCAGGACCCGACAGACGACAACTACACGGTACTCGGCGAGAATCGCGAGCGATTGGCGAAGATGCAGTTGCACGATGGCCGTCCACTGCAAGTGATCGAACTGCCTATGCCGAAGGCCGTTGAATACAAGGGCGACAGACTGCCAGCCAGTTACGCCAATTTCTACATCGGCAACAGCGTCGTACTCATGCCCTCGTTCAATGATCCGAATGACGCGGTCAATGCCGGCATCCTGTCAAACGCCTTTCCCGATCGGAAAATTATTCCCATCGATTGCACGGATCTGGTGCTCGGCCTTGGTACGTTTCACTGCCTGACCCAGCAGGTACCGGCACCGCCCGGTTAGTGCGCGCGGCACTGCATCGCTTGCGGTGCGTGTTCGCATTCCTTACGCTACAGCACTTCCGACCCGTCGCCGACCGGCACGGCTCTTCTCCCCCTGCACGAGGTATTTCCCGTGACTGCCATTCGCGACTTTGTCCACCACCACTACCGCCATTTCAATGCGGCGGCCCTGATCGACGCCGCTGACGGCTACGTCAGGCATCTCGACAACGGTGGCGCCATGTTCATGACCCTGGCCGGCGCGATGAGCACGGCTGAGCTCGGGCTGTCACTGGCGGAGATGATTCGGCAGGACAAAGTGCAAGGCATATGCTGCACTGGCGCCAACCTTGAAGAAGATGTTTTCAACCTGGTCGCACACGACCACTACGTGCGGGTACCGCACTACCGGCACCTGACGGCGCACGATGAAGAAGAACTGCTGGCCCGGCACCTGAACCGCGTCACCGACACCTGCATCCCCGAAGAAGAAGCCATTCGTCGCATCGAAGACGTGATTCTTGAAGAGTGGATGGACGCCGACAAGAACGGTCAACAGTACTTTCCGCACGAGTTTCTTTACCGCATTCTTCTGTCCGGCAAACTGGAAAAGCACTACCAGATAGATCCCAAAGACAGTTGGTTGCTGGCTGCGGCCGAACGCAATCTGCCGATTATCGTTCCAGGCTGGGAAGACTCAACGCTCGGCAACATATTTGCATCGCATTGCATCACTGGCGAAATCAGCAATGTGCATACGGTACGTACCGGCATCGAATACATGATGATGATGGCGGACTGGTACAAAGAAATCTGCAAGACATCCTCGGTTGGATTCTTCCAGATCGGCGGCGGTATTGCTGGCGATTTCCCTATTTGCGTAGTACCGATGCTCGAGCAGGACCTGCAAATGAAAGACATTCCGCGCTGGGGCTACTTTTGCCAGATCAGCGACTCGACCACGAGTTACGGTTCTTACTCCGGCGCCGTGCCAAACGAGAAAATCACCTGGGGCAAGCTCTCGGCCGATACGCCGAACTACATTATTGAGTCGGACGCCACCATTGTGGCACCACTCATCTTTGCCTGCGTACTGGGCCAATAGGCGGTCATTCGATGAGTCACGACCAGCAAGACGTGCAGGCAAGCGACAGTAGTGCAGACTGGCAGGCGGACGATGCGGCCGAACTGTATCGGCTTGAATCGTGGAGCGACGGCTTCTTTGTGGTCGATGACAGCGGCCAGGTTGCCGTGCAGCCACTGGACGACAGCGACCTGCGCTTCATGATCATGGATGTCGTCGACGAGGCGATCAAACAAGGCATGACCCTGCCCATTCTGCTGCGCTTTCAGGACGTCTTGCGTGCAAGAGTGCAACGTATCAATCACGCGTTTCGCGACGCGATCGAAGAAAACGAGTATCAGGGCAGCTATCGCGGTGTCTACCCGATCAAGGTCAATCAACTGCAGGAAGTCGTCGATGAAGTATTCGATGCCGGCCAACCGTTCAACCTCGGACTGGAGTGCGGTTCCAAATCCGAACTGATTGCCGCCCTGCCGTACCTCAAGGACGACAATACATTACTGATTTGCAACGGCGTCAAAGACCGCACGATGCTGTCGTTGATCCTCTCTGCCCAGCGGCTTGGCAAGAACGTCATCCCGGTAATGGAAAAGTTCGCCGAGTTCGAAGAACTCATGGAACTGGCCGAAGCAGCCGATACAGCAACGCAATTCGGTGTACGCATCCGTTTGCGCACCTCGGGCTCCGGCAAATGGGCTGACTCCGGTGGCTACCGCTCGAAGTTTGGCATCTCTCTACCTGAACTGATCGAAATAGTTGAGCAACTCAAAAAGCTCGGCCGCAGCGACGCATTCGTGCTGCTGCATTTTCATCTTGGCAGCCAGATCACCAATGTTCAGATACTGAAGCAAGCAGCGAAAGAGATCAGCCAGATCTACGCCGAACTCGTCAATCGCGGCTTGCCGGTGCGCTATCTGGATGTCGGCGGCGGCTTAGGCGTGGACTACTCCGTTGACAACGAAGAAGGCGCGATTCATTACAGCCTGCAGGAATACGCCAATGCGATCGTCACGAGTGTCGCAGAAGTCTGTGATCAGCGGGACGTGCCTCACCCGATACTGGTATCCGAGAGTGGCCGCGCCATCACCGCGCATCACTCGGTGCTTGTCGTTGAGACACTGGGTGCGTATACCAAAGACCGGATCGCCGACAATTTCTCGCCCGCCAACGATGCCGATGACACCGTAAAGCGCCTGGCAGCATTGCACGAAGAACTGCGTAACGCGAAACCGGGTGAATGGCTTGCCAGCGAGTTGCTGGAGGCCTATCACACGATTGATGCGACACACCGCGATGCTGCGACGATGTTCCGGCTCGGTTTTCTGGCGCTCGAGCAGGACGCTCTGGTCGAGAGACTGTACTGGAGCATCTGCTCCTTACTGTTGCAGCATCTGCGCTATGCCGCGCCAGATCCGCGCCCACCGGAGTTCATCGAACTCGAAGAAAAACTGGTCGATCAGTATTTGTGCGACTTCTCGGTATTCCAGTCGGTACTCGATCACTGGGCAATCGGTCAGGCCTTCCCGATCATGCCGTTGCAACGCCTCGCGGAGAAACCAACGCGCCGCGCACTGCTGGTCGATCTGACCTGTGATTCTGATGGCAAGGTGTCCGAGTACGTATCGTCCAATGAAGACAAATCCTTTCTGGAACTGCACTCGTTGAAACCCGGCGAGCCCTACTATCTCGGCTTTTTCCTGATGGGCGCTTATCAGGACATTATGGGCGATGCTCACAACCTGTTCGGCCGCGTTGGAGAAGTGCACGTGTATGCCGATCAGGAAGAAGAGGGCAATTTCTGGATCGAGAAGACCATCCCGGGCATCAAGATTCAGGACATGCTGGCACAGGTACAGTATTTCCCCAATGACTTGCAACGGCGAATGAACGAACTGATCAAGGCCAAAATTGAAGCCGGCGAGATCCGACCAAAACGTGGCATGCAGATACTCGAGCAGTATCTCGCCTGCTTTCAACAAGAGACTTACTACGATACCCGTCGAACGAACGAGGTGACGAAGTCATGAGCGGCACGCAATCCCGCAAACTGAAACTCGGCATCGTGCAAATGTCGATGAGCGACGACGTTGACGATAATACCAACCGGGCACTGGCCCTTACCCGCAAAGCAGCAACGGACGGCGCTGACGTCATATGTTTGCCCGAGCTTTTTCGCTCGCGTTATTTCTGCCAGACAGAGGACGCTGATTTTTTCGGATTGGCTCACGAGATACCGGGGCCGGTCACCGATTCGTTTGCGGACATCGCCCGCGAATTCGACGTAACAATCATCGCCAGCCTGTTCGAAAAGCGCGCAACCGGCCTGTACCACAATACAACCGCGGTCCTGGATCGTGATCGTGGTTACGTGGGCAAGTACCGAAAAATGCATATTCCGGATGACCCGCGTTACTACGAGAAATTTTATTTCACCCCAGGCGATCTGGGCTTCAAGACATTTGCGTCGGCCAAAGCCGAACTGGGTGTTTTGATTTGCTGGGATCAATGGTATCCGGAGGCCGCGCGCTTAACGGCTTTGAAAGGCGCCGAGATTCTCTTCTATCCCACCGCTATCGGCTGGCACCCTGAAGAAAAGGGAGAGGTCGGCAAGGAGCAACATGAAGCGTGGGAAACCATTCAGCGATCACACGCCATAGCAAATGGCTGTTTCGTCGTTGCAGTCAATCGATTCGGCTTCGAACCCGATCCGGCGAGTGACGGCGGTATCGAGTTCTGGGGTCAGAGTTTCATCGTTGCACCGGATGGCCGCATCATTGCGCGCGCTCCGGTCGATAAAGAACTTGTTCTCATTACCGAGATAGATCTCGACGAAATGGCGGTCACACGTCACGGCTGGCCGTTTCTGCGCGACCGACGCATCGATGCTTACGAGCCGATTACGAAACGCTTTCTCGACAACGAATAAATCGGGCCGCGAGTACGCCACCAAGCCAACTCTCTCTTATGCGGTTTAGTTCTAAGTAATCGCCAATTGCGCACGCCCCCAGCCGGCCGCACAATGGCTGCATGAACGCCTCGCGTGCAGGATTGAGTCGGCGGGATTTCCTGTCCGGCATAGGCCGTACTGTCGGTGGTTCCGCGATGCTGCGGGTTATGGCAGCCATGGGCATCAGCGGCATGGCCGGCTGTGGTTCATCATCGGCATCGAGCGCCGCAACCCCCTCCACGCCACCCGCCACCCCGGGCAGCGGCATTCGCGGTCCGCGTCCCGGAGACTGGCCGCCGAATATCGGGGTTGGTACGTCGGTTGTGATACTGGGTGCCGGCATCGCCGGCATGACCACCGCGCTGGAGATGACGCGGCTCGGTTACAGCTGCACGATACTCGAAGGAACCGCACGTGCCGGGGGGCGCAACCGCACAATACGTGGCGGTGACCTCGCGGTAGAAACCGACTCCACCCAGCAATGCCAGTTTGATGTTGCGCCGGAGTTGTACTTCAACGCGGGGCCCGCGCGCATTCCTCACCACCACGAGTTCCTGCTGGGGTACTGCCGCGAGTTTGGCGTGGCGCTCGAACCGTTCATCAATGACAACCGCGCAGCGCTTCTGCACTCTCCCGCTGCATTCAATGGTCAGCCACAAGTCGCCCGTCGGGTGATCACCGATTCGCGCGGACACATTGCCGAGTTGCTGGCGACCGCCATCAACCAAAATGCACTGGACCAGCAACTGTCGACAACGGACCGGGCCAATGTGCTGGCCATGTTGCGTGAGTTCGGCGACCTGTCAGCGGGCGACACCTACAATGGCAGCAGCAGGGCCGGCTTTCCGGGCCAGGAGAACACAGGCAGCCGGGACCGTGGCCAGCTACTCGCGCCATTGCCATTGCAGGACCTAGTGCAAGACACCTTCTGGCAATTGCGAACCAGCTTTCCCGATGGGCTTGAGCAACAGGCGAGCCTGTTGCAGCCGGTTGGCGGTATGGACCGTATCGCGCTGGCCTTCGAAGCGCAGGTACAACAAAGTATCGTCTACCAGGCCACGGTTGATCAGATACGCAAGACTGCGAACGGTGCACGTGTTGTGTATCGCGATGCAGGTGGCAGCAGTCGAACGCTGGAATCGGACTATTGCGTTTGCACCATCCCGGCGACGGTATTGCGCGACATTCCGCACGACTTTTCGGCGGCTCACAGCTCTGCGATCAGCAACTTCGTCTACACGCCAGCGGCAAAACTCGCGTTCCAGTCGCGCCGCTTTTGGGAGCAGGACCACAATATTTACGGTGGCATTTCGTGGACCACGCAGGACATTACCCAGCTCTGGTACCCGAATAACAATATGGGCTCCGAGAGCGGCGTACTGATCGGCGCTTACATGTTCGGCGGCGCCGCCGGCAGTCAGTTCAGCGCACTGACGCCGCAGCAACGGATCGATACCGTGCTGGCCCAGGGCAGCGCCGTGCATCCGGAGCTGGCTGGCGAAGCGGCACGCGGCATCAGCGTCGCCTGGAACAAGGTACCGTTTCAACGCGGTGCGTGGGGCATATCGAACCCCGGTGTACTGCTGAACGGGGACGACAGGCTGTTTCTGGCGGGCGAGCACCTGAGCATGCTGCAAGGCTGGCAGGAAGGTGCCATTCTTTCGGCGTACAACGCGATCGACGGCATCGTCAGTCGCGATACTGCATGAGCCGAACTGCGCGCGTCAGGCGCTGCGTGCCCAGCCGTTAAGCAACATCGTTGCTGCGCGGCGCGCGTCAACGGCCGCAGAGCTGTTGCCTTCGCCGGCGGAAACAATCGAGCCTTTGATCAACATGTGCCAGACCTGAGAAAAGCTGTCTGGATCAACAAGTCGTGCCTGCCGTGCCAGATCGGCAATCATTTGTCGGGCATTGGCAAGATGATTTGTGGCCGCCTGACGCACCGCACTGCCCTTCGGCGACTCCAGCATGACGTTGATAAACGAGCAACCTTCGAAAGACGCGGAACGAAACCACGTATCCAGTACGTCGAACATCGCTATCAGACGATCTTCCGACGTCGCCGCATTGCGACGTATATTGGCTTCCAGCCAGTTCCTGGTCCAGAGGGCTTCACGCTCTTTCAGGAACGCGATCGCCAGATCTTCTTTTGACTCAAAATTGTTGTACAGGCTGGACTTCGCACAGCCTGATTCGCAAACGATGGCGTCCACACCCACTGCACCCACGCCACTCTCGGAGAACAGCTTGTACGCTGCCTGCAAAATGCGAGTACGGACGTTCGCCGGTCTTGCTGATTCTTCCAACATAGTGACCCCCCGGTCTTTTCCGAACACCCCACTTACAGTTCGGACAGGTGGCTCGTGACCACCACCGGCGTTTGCCCGTTGCGGGCATTGTTTTTTTGCCGGTACACGCGGAGTCTATAACAAGAACTACCGGTTTGTGCATACCCGCAAAGAACGCACCCCTGTTCCACTAACCGTCCGTTACTACTGTTATTACAGATCGGCAGGCGTCATGGAGCGAAAAGCCGCCAGCGCGCGCGCTCTGCTTTCCTTCAGGTCGACAAGCGGCTGCGGGTAGTCTCGACCCAGGCGGATTCCGGCTTCCTGCAAAACAGCCGCCGGTGCTTCCCAGGGAGCGTGCAGGTACTTGTCGGGCAGCGGCTGCAATTCGGGCACGAACTCGCGGACATAGTCCCCGTCAGGATCAAAGCGGCGAGCCTGTGTCACCGGATTGAAAATCCGAAAGTAAGGTGCCGCATCAGCACCACTGCCCGCGACCCACTGCCAGCCAGCACTGTTGTTCGCAAGGTCGGCATCCACCAAAGTGTCCCAGAACCAATCTTCACCGTGATGCCAGTGCAACAACAGGTTTTTGACCAGGAATGATGCCGTGATCATCCGCACCCGGTTGTGCATGAACCCCGTTTGCCACAATTCGCGCATTCCCGCATCGACAATGGGAATGCCGGTCTGGCCGGTCTGCCATTTCTGCAACTCTGACGAATCCTCTCGCCACGGGAAGCGATTGAACTTGCGTTGCAGGTTGCTGCGGGTCATTTCCGGCCAGTGATACAACAGGTAAGTTGAAAACTCACGCCAGCCCAGCTCGCGGAGAAAATGCTCTCTGTTCTCGTCGGGCTCATCGTCCGCAACCGACTGCAATATCCGCTGCCTGACTTGATGCGGCGACAGCTCGCCAAAATGCAGGTGCGGCGACAAGCGCGAAACGAAGCGCTGGTCCGGTCGGTCGCGACCCTTTGAGTAATGACTGATGCCGTCAGCAAGAAACGCGTCCAGCCTTTGTGCGGCGCCTGATTCGCCAGGAGTCCAGTTTGTCGCCATGCGTTCATACCATCGCTGCGCCGGCAGCAGTCGCAGGTCTTCTATCCGGCTGGAACTGGGCAATGCCAGAAAAGCAACTCCCGCAGGCTGGTCCACCAGCGGGCGAGGTTTCGGCGCATTCTCCAGGCAACCGTTTCGGTAGTAGGGCGTAAAAACCTTGTAGGGTGAGCCGTCGCGTTTATGCACGGTCGTCGGTTCGTACAACAGTGAGCCGTTGTAACTGCGGACCGCAACACCCTGAGCCTGCAATGACTTGCGGATACGCCGGTCATGATCAATGCGCCAGGGCTCGTAACAACGATTCCAGTACACCGCTGCAGCACCGGTTTCCGATACGGTGCGCAGCAGAATTTCGTGCGCATCGCCGGCCAGAACGGACAACTTGCCATGCAGGGACTTGTCGAGCGAGGTCAAGCTCTGGTGCAACCACCAACGACTCGCAGCACCCAGTGCCCACTCACCGGCATTATCGTCATCGAGGATATACAAAGGCAGTACTTGCGCACCGGTAGCGGCTGCAGCGGCCAACGCCGGATTGTCGGCGAGCCTCAGGTCTTGCCTGAACCATACGATGATTACGTCGGAAGCTGTCACTGACGGCGGTCCCGGGAAAAGGTTGACCAGCAGTATACGATTGCCCGACCGGTGAATTCGTAACGAGTTGTAACGCCGTGCGATAGCCCTAGCGGCTTAACCACTCGAACACCGCAACGCCAATAAAACTGCCGGAGGCATAGCCGAAGGAACCGGCGAGCACGCCAGGCAGTACCAGGTCGTTCCAGCCTTTGGCGGAAGCAATGGCCGGCGCCGATGCGGGACCGCCGATACACACTGCCGAGGCAATGCAGATTTCCGCAAGGCCTATGTTCAGTAAGCGACCAAGCGACAAGATGAGCAGCAAATGGGTGGCGACAACAATGCAGGCGAACAGGAACAGAATCGGCGCGATCTCGATCAACAACCAGATGTCGGCGCTGGCGCCGATAGTGGCCAGGAATACAAACATCAGAATATTGCCCGCTTCCGTGTAGCCGGACAGCTGCGACACCAGCCGTTGTGCGAAGGTGGCGGCCAGCAATGCCAGTAAGGTTGTCAGCAGGATCGCGTACTCCGGGCGCCCGAGCGCCGCGGCAAAACCGGCACCGGCGGCGGCCATCGCGAACGCCAGCGCCAGTGCGGCGAGCAGGCCGGCAATGTCCAGGTCGGCAACCCTGTGCGTGCTCTCGGGCAGGAGCACACTGCCGACCATTTCGGATCCGGCTCTGCGGCTCGGGTAGTAGCTGGCGAACTTCGCCACGCCCGGCAAAAAAACGATAAACAGCAGGTGCAAATTGGTGATGACGTTGTCTGCCGCAACTGCCGCCGTCAGAACACTCTCGTCGTCAAACCGGGTCGCTTCTGCCACAGCAGCAAAGTTCAGAGAGCCACCAATGTAGGTGCCGGTGAAAATTCCTGCGAGTTTTGACGTTTCGCTGCCAAGATCGATCAGAGAGACGGCAACCATCACTCCGGCAACGACAGCCGCGCTGCCGATCATGAACGCAATAAGAGTTGCGCCTGCCTCTCTGAATATTTTCTTGAGGTCGGCTTGAAACAATAGCAACGGAATGGCGATTGGCACGAGGTACTGCCAGACAACGTCATATGCGGGCGCCGCTGTGGGAATAATGCGCAGATTCGACAGCACGATCGCTAGCGTGATCAACAGCATTACACCGGAGTATTTGCGGCCCAGCGCAAAACGCTCGCTGAAAAAGCCGAAGGCTGCAATCCCGAACAAGACGGCCCAGATCGCGAAGTCCTGATCAGGCTTTATCAGTGATGTCATCGCATTTTGTCTCTGTAGTCAGTAATGGCAGTCGCCGCGACCGATCAGCGCCATGGGTATTTATACCGGCGGAGTTCGGGCTTGTTATTCAATCGTTGTTTTTTTCGCCAACAACCCGGCCTCTGTCGCTGCTCGGCATGAATACCACAGGCTGTCGCCGATAAGAAACAGTTCCGCGATTGCAGTGTTTGGAATGACGCTTGTAATTTTTGCAAGCAAATGCCGCGGCGGTATTCGAGCAATGTCACCAGCAACCGCCCGGAAACACGGCAATTCAGGCACTTGCCGGCGTTTCCCCGCAACTGGCACGGAATCTGCTTTGAGTATACCGAGCACACGCTAAACGCCGGCGTTTGCCACATGGCAAACAATCCGGACGGTTCGCGGTTTAATTCAGTGACAAGGAGATACTCATGCGTACATCAACTACCAAGAGCACACGAAAACTGCTGATACCGGGTTTGATACTGGGCGTCGCCCTCGCCGGCAACAGTTATGCCGCGGATGACAAGGAGGACGGTTACCAGGGCGCGATGAAGGATGCCTGGCTGGATGGCCGCATCGAAACCGCGTTCACACTGAACCGGCACCTGAACCCGTTCAGCATCGATACCAAGGTGGAGAACGGCGTAGTCTTGCTGGAAGGTGAAGTTGAGTCCGATATCGACCGCGACCTCGCCGGGGAAATCGCGCAGAACGTCGATGGCGTAGCGTCAGTCAACAACGAGCTTACCGTCAGAGGCGAAAACTCAATGGAAAAAATGACCGGCAAGGCGAAGAAGACCGCCAACAGCTTCATGCAAACAGTCGGTGATGCGACGATTACAGCAACCGTCAAGACCCGCTTGATGGCGAACAGCAACACCAAAGGTCTCAGCATCAATGTTGATACCAAAGACGATGTCGTGACCCTGAGCGGTACGGTTGAGTCCAGTGAAGAACGGGATCTCGCTGAAGCACTCGCGAAGAATACGGGTGACGTAGCGCGGGTTGATAACAAACTCGTGGTCAGCAATCAATAATCGCTGATGCCGCTATATTTGCGCACTTGCGCAATTGGCAGGGGCCCCGCGAGGGCCTCTGCTTTTTGCGCGTCCGGCGGGTAGTTAAGCGGCAGTCGCAACAATACCGTTGCTGCTAGCACTCATCCGGATGCGGGTGCGGATACGCATCGCTGTCATCCTCACCCGGACGTTCGGTCAGGCACGCAAAGTCTTTTTCGATCAGCACTGTCAGCGCATGCC
The DNA window shown above is from Woeseia oceani and carries:
- a CDS encoding TetR/AcrR family transcriptional regulator, with protein sequence MLEESARPANVRTRILQAAYKLFSESGVGAVGVDAIVCESGCAKSSLYNNFESKEDLAIAFLKEREALWTRNWLEANIRRNAATSEDRLIAMFDVLDTWFRSASFEGCSFINVMLESPKGSAVRQAATNHLANARQMIADLARQARLVDPDSFSQVWHMLIKGSIVSAGEGNSSAAVDARRAATMLLNGWARSA
- a CDS encoding cryptochrome/photolyase family protein; its protein translation is MTASDVIIVWFRQDLRLADNPALAAAAATGAQVLPLYILDDDNAGEWALGAASRWWLHQSLTSLDKSLHGKLSVLAGDAHEILLRTVSETGAAAVYWNRCYEPWRIDHDRRIRKSLQAQGVAVRSYNGSLLYEPTTVHKRDGSPYKVFTPYYRNGCLENAPKPRPLVDQPAGVAFLALPSSSRIEDLRLLPAQRWYERMATNWTPGESGAAQRLDAFLADGISHYSKGRDRPDQRFVSRLSPHLHFGELSPHQVRQRILQSVADDEPDENREHFLRELGWREFSTYLLYHWPEMTRSNLQRKFNRFPWREDSSELQKWQTGQTGIPIVDAGMRELWQTGFMHNRVRMITASFLVKNLLLHWHHGEDWFWDTLVDADLANNSAGWQWVAGSGADAAPYFRIFNPVTQARRFDPDGDYVREFVPELQPLPDKYLHAPWEAPAAVLQEAGIRLGRDYPQPLVDLKESRARALAAFRSMTPADL
- a CDS encoding DUF819 family protein → MTSLIKPDQDFAIWAVLFGIAAFGFFSERFALGRKYSGVMLLITLAIVLSNLRIIPTAAPAYDVVWQYLVPIAIPLLLFQADLKKIFREAGATLIAFMIGSAAVVAGVMVAVSLIDLGSETSKLAGIFTGTYIGGSLNFAAVAEATRFDDESVLTAAVAADNVITNLHLLFIVFLPGVAKFASYYPSRRAGSEMVGSVLLPESTHRVADLDIAGLLAALALAFAMAAAGAGFAAALGRPEYAILLTTLLALLAATFAQRLVSQLSGYTEAGNILMFVFLATIGASADIWLLIEIAPILFLFACIVVATHLLLILSLGRLLNIGLAEICIASAVCIGGPASAPAIASAKGWNDLVLPGVLAGSFGYASGSFIGVAVFEWLSR
- a CDS encoding BON domain-containing protein is translated as MRTSTTKSTRKLLIPGLILGVALAGNSYAADDKEDGYQGAMKDAWLDGRIETAFTLNRHLNPFSIDTKVENGVVLLEGEVESDIDRDLAGEIAQNVDGVASVNNELTVRGENSMEKMTGKAKKTANSFMQTVGDATITATVKTRLMANSNTKGLSINVDTKDDVVTLSGTVESSEERDLAEALAKNTGDVARVDNKLVVSNQ